A stretch of Trichomycterus rosablanca isolate fTriRos1 chromosome 8, fTriRos1.hap1, whole genome shotgun sequence DNA encodes these proteins:
- the zic6 gene encoding zic family member 6: MTSLSRFGGCPLSCVNPGESNTEPSVVLPPLAGEHMGHPTGPSLKLCPSHNLRDYPETRATAYVDHSLPHFPDTGYNSHRLDANPRGIIIGTNLAGAGMPPVTDQFAPRPNQHGTIGRYRDLHGYRDSRSHAFFTTYPEQAHGSMDASRDLSGQMMLGLSGDLLSRAHSYGQSHSSPRANSQQLVTQFLGLYKPLNMAMQRGGSDAFLRCSRQTLTHDLVCKWSDSQGDVGKSPCSRTFGTMYELVTHVTIEHVGGPEQSEYMCHWENCPRDRKPFKAKYKLVNHVRVHTGEKPFPCPFHGCEKVFARSENLKIHKRTHTGEKPFKCEYEGCNRRFANSSDRKKHSHVHSSDKPYMCKVRGCEKCYTHPSSLRKHMKLHCKAYAAKPGEDGEHGSPELAGEPVPSSPVAVTRPLPPAPSQDSPETVRSRFHHTFDSSLDYTAHRPQSFLDPMLLHRSSYRGETGQYTYSQTSPTFAPSHRTFGSNSPFQKSIVNGWYTCHGGAETFSSKQGNND; this comes from the exons ATGACAAGTCTTTCGAGGTTTGGTGGCTGCCCTCTGTCTTGCGTCAACCCTGGGGAGAGCAATACCGAACCCAGTGTGGTGCTGCCACCTTTGGCAGGGGAGCACATGGGGCACCCCACTGGCCCTTCTTTAAAACTGTGTCCCTCGCACAATTTACGAGACTATCCTGAGACGAGGGCCACTGCATATGTTGACCACTCTTTGCCCCACTTTCCGGACACAGGATACAACAGTCACCGCTTAGACGCCAACCCTAGGGGCATTATCATTGGAACAAACCTGGCAGGAGCAGGCATGCCACCAGTCACCGATCAGTTTGCACCGAGACCTAACCAACATGGCACTATTGGAAGATATCGTGACCTCCACGGCTACAGGGATAGCCGTAGCCACGCATTCTTCACAACGTATCCAGAGCAGGCCCACGGCTCCATGGATGCCAGCAGAGACCTGAGTGGCCAGATGATGTTAGGTCTTTCAGGAGATCTTCTCTCAAGGGCGCATTCGTATGGGCAATCCCACAGCAGCCCTCGGGCAAACAGCCAGCAACTTGTTACTCAGTTTTTGGGGCTCTATAAGCCCTTGAACATGGCCATGCAACGAGGAGGGAGTGATGCATTCCTCAGGTGCTCCAGACAGACCTTGACGCACGACTTGGTATGTAAGTGGAGCGATAGCCAAGGAGACGTTGGCAAGTCGCCATGTTCCAGGACTTTTGGAACCATGTATGAACTTGTCACTCATGTGACAATCGAACACGTCGGAGGACCTGAGCAGTCCGAGTACATGTGCCACTGGGAAAACTGTCCCAGGGACAGAAAGCCATTCAAAGCCAAATACAAGCTGGTCAACCACGTCAGAGTGCACACAGGGGAAAAGCCATTTCCTTGCCCCTTTCATGGATGTGAAAAGGTTTTCGCCAGATCAGAAAACCTCAAGATTCACAAGAGAACCCACACAG GTGAGAAACCGTTCAAATGCGAATATGAAGGCTGCAACCGGCGGTTCGCCAACAGCAGCGATCGGAAGAAGCATTCGCACGTCCACTCGAGCGACAAGCCGTACATGTGCAAGGTCAGAGGCTGTGAAAAATGTTACACCCACCCGAGCTCGCTGCGCAAACACATGAAGCTCCATTGCAAGGCTTACGCGGCTAAACCGGGCGAGGATGGCGAGCACGGGTCTCCTGAGTTGGCGGGAGAGCCAGTCCCATCATCCCCTGTAGCGGTGACGCGGCCTTTGCCTCCTGCCCCATCACAGGACTCCCCCGAGACTGTAAGGTCACGCTTTCATCACACATTTGACAGCAGTCTGGACTACACGGCGCACAGGCCGCAGTCATTTTTGGATCCTATGTTGCTACACCGGAGCAGTTACAGAGGCGAAACGGGCCAGTACACGTATAGCCAAACGAGTCCCACTTTTGCCCCCAGTCACAGAACTTTTGGATCAAACTCACCATTCCAAAAAAGTATTGTAAATGGCTGGTACACGTGCCATGGTGGCGCAGAGACTTTTTCGTCCAAGCAGGGTAATAATGATTAA